The Leguminivora glycinivorella isolate SPB_JAAS2020 chromosome 1, LegGlyc_1.1, whole genome shotgun sequence genome includes a region encoding these proteins:
- the LOC125228895 gene encoding proclotting enzyme-like isoform X2, translating to MQIYYNTHTTQNHGPFGNAPHFQPNYQSYHNQGPQNYQSRSSIDLIHSETRDNPSDPRLLSDSAFTRISETLGAINTVGHYLVDMVNEEEKDESDPNLKQLPQALYTISKNVLGRNVTDKIAPIVKKALPRVLPDAPITKIATGDTQDSKSCTTPDGEAGICEDLSNCPQLLLNLISLRESLCFKDLFVPGVCCPKNAIVTTTPAIETPVVATTTKPTYLVPVTTPRPSKATTTKRPSAVLVLTTKRPRPATTQRPSSVTTARPPSTTFATVPPPVIANFSNIVDISECGQREDEGGRIVGGTESAPGAWPWMVAIYLHGNKRREFWCGGTLVGTRHVLTAAHCTRDSKQRPFPPRQFSVRLGDVDLIREDEPSRPVTLRVVAVRAHEQFSRVGYYNDIAVLVLGESVQKSKYVIPICLPTPDLYRRQFDGAVGTVVGWGTTRYGGTESSRQLEAKLPVWRNEDCDKAYFQPITEAFLCAGYARGGVDACQGDSGGPLMLQVNGRWTQIGVVSFGNKCGEPGYPGVYTRLTHYSGWLNQHLV from the exons ATGCAGATATACTACAACACACACACCACACAAAACCATGGCCCGTTTGGTAACGCACCACATTTTCAACCAAACTACCAAAGTTACCACAACCAAGGCCCTCAGAATTACCAAAGCAGAAGTTCAATCGACCTCATTCATTCAGAAACCAGAGATAACCCAAGCGATCCACGATTGCTCTCCGATTCTGCTTTCACCAGGATATCAGAAACTTTAGGTGCCATAAACACAGTAGGCCATTATCTTGTTGATATGGTCAATGAGGAGGAGAAAGACGAGTCCGATCCAAATCTTAAACAACTTCCACAAGCCTTGTACACCATAAGCAAAAATGTCTTAGGGAGAAACGTTACAGACAAAATAGCTCCTATAGTTAAAAAGGCGCTACCAAGAGTCTTACCTGATGCCCCAATCACAAAAATTGCTACAGGAGATACGCAAGACTCAAAATCATGTACAACGCCCGATGGAGAAGCAGGAATATGCGAGGACCTGAGCAACTGTCCTCAACTTCttctgaacttaataagtctccGAGAATCTCTCTGCTTCAAAGACCTATTTGTCCCTGGAGTATGTTGTCCTAAAAACGCTATAGTGACCACAACGCCAGCAATCGAAACACCGGTAGTAGCGACAACTACCAAGCCGACTTACCTGGTCCCAGTGACTACTCCTCGGCCTTCCAAAGCTACGACGACTAAGAGGCCATCGGCGGTGCTCGTGTTGACGACGAAACGGCCGCGGCCCGCGACGACGCAAAGGCCTTCAAGCGTGACGACTGCTAGACCGCCTTCTACTACGTTCGCAACAGTACCGCCTCCTGTTATCGCTAACTTCTCAAACATTGTCGATATAAGCG AGTGCGGGCAGCGCGAAGACGAAGGCGGCCGCATAGTAGGCGGCACAGAATCGGCCCCCGGCGCATGGCCTTGGATGGTCGCCATATACCTTCACGGGAATAAGAGAAGAGAATTCTGGTGCGGTGGCACTCTAGTGGGGACAAGACATGTGCTTACAGCTGCGCATTGCACCAGGGACTCTAAGCAAAGACC ATTCCCACCACGACAGTTCAGCGTGCGTCTAGGAGACGTGGACCTGATCCGAGAGGACGAGCCGTCCAGACCAGTAACGCTGCGTGTCGTAGCTGTGAGGGCCCACGAGCAGTTCTCCAGAGTGGGGTACTACAATGACATCGCTGTGCTGGTGCTTGGCG AAAGCGTCCAAAAATCCAAATACGTGATCCCCATCTGCCTTCCCACGCCCGACCTATACCGGCGTCAGTTCGACGGCGCCGTGGGAACCGTGGTGGGATGGGGCACCACTCGCTACGGAGGCACCGAAAGCTCGAGGCAGCTGGAAGCGAAGCTGCCTGTGTGGAGGAATGAGGACTGCGACAAGGCGTACTTCCAGCCGATCACTGAGGCGTTCTTATGCGCTGGGTACGCTAGAGGCGGGGTGGATGCGTGTCAG GGTGACTCAGGCGGACCACTGATGCTGCAAGTGAACGGTCGCTGGACGCAGATCGGCGTCGTGTCGTTCGGGAACAAGTGTGGAGAACCAGGCTACCCTGGAGTGTACACCCGCCTCACGCATTACTCTGGCTGGCTGAACCAGCATCTAGTTTAG
- the LOC125228895 gene encoding proclotting enzyme-like isoform X1 codes for MTEIGFGTQCLTVIGFLNVITQIRCQYPALHPVSFAQTPAEWHNPQQPRNPPWQFSAPRKRSPDSMQIYYNTHTTQNHGPFGNAPHFQPNYQSYHNQGPQNYQSRSSIDLIHSETRDNPSDPRLLSDSAFTRISETLGAINTVGHYLVDMVNEEEKDESDPNLKQLPQALYTISKNVLGRNVTDKIAPIVKKALPRVLPDAPITKIATGDTQDSKSCTTPDGEAGICEDLSNCPQLLLNLISLRESLCFKDLFVPGVCCPKNAIVTTTPAIETPVVATTTKPTYLVPVTTPRPSKATTTKRPSAVLVLTTKRPRPATTQRPSSVTTARPPSTTFATVPPPVIANFSNIVDISECGQREDEGGRIVGGTESAPGAWPWMVAIYLHGNKRREFWCGGTLVGTRHVLTAAHCTRDSKQRPFPPRQFSVRLGDVDLIREDEPSRPVTLRVVAVRAHEQFSRVGYYNDIAVLVLGESVQKSKYVIPICLPTPDLYRRQFDGAVGTVVGWGTTRYGGTESSRQLEAKLPVWRNEDCDKAYFQPITEAFLCAGYARGGVDACQGDSGGPLMLQVNGRWTQIGVVSFGNKCGEPGYPGVYTRLTHYSGWLNQHLV; via the exons TGTCGTTTGCGCAGACCCCGGCTGAATGGCACAACCCGCAACAACCCAGGAACCCGCCCTGGCAGTTCTCCGCGCCGAGGAAAAGGTCCCCCGACTCCATGCAGATATACTACAACACACACACCACACAAAACCATGGCCCGTTTGGTAACGCACCACATTTTCAACCAAACTACCAAAGTTACCACAACCAAGGCCCTCAGAATTACCAAAGCAGAAGTTCAATCGACCTCATTCATTCAGAAACCAGAGATAACCCAAGCGATCCACGATTGCTCTCCGATTCTGCTTTCACCAGGATATCAGAAACTTTAGGTGCCATAAACACAGTAGGCCATTATCTTGTTGATATGGTCAATGAGGAGGAGAAAGACGAGTCCGATCCAAATCTTAAACAACTTCCACAAGCCTTGTACACCATAAGCAAAAATGTCTTAGGGAGAAACGTTACAGACAAAATAGCTCCTATAGTTAAAAAGGCGCTACCAAGAGTCTTACCTGATGCCCCAATCACAAAAATTGCTACAGGAGATACGCAAGACTCAAAATCATGTACAACGCCCGATGGAGAAGCAGGAATATGCGAGGACCTGAGCAACTGTCCTCAACTTCttctgaacttaataagtctccGAGAATCTCTCTGCTTCAAAGACCTATTTGTCCCTGGAGTATGTTGTCCTAAAAACGCTATAGTGACCACAACGCCAGCAATCGAAACACCGGTAGTAGCGACAACTACCAAGCCGACTTACCTGGTCCCAGTGACTACTCCTCGGCCTTCCAAAGCTACGACGACTAAGAGGCCATCGGCGGTGCTCGTGTTGACGACGAAACGGCCGCGGCCCGCGACGACGCAAAGGCCTTCAAGCGTGACGACTGCTAGACCGCCTTCTACTACGTTCGCAACAGTACCGCCTCCTGTTATCGCTAACTTCTCAAACATTGTCGATATAAGCG AGTGCGGGCAGCGCGAAGACGAAGGCGGCCGCATAGTAGGCGGCACAGAATCGGCCCCCGGCGCATGGCCTTGGATGGTCGCCATATACCTTCACGGGAATAAGAGAAGAGAATTCTGGTGCGGTGGCACTCTAGTGGGGACAAGACATGTGCTTACAGCTGCGCATTGCACCAGGGACTCTAAGCAAAGACC ATTCCCACCACGACAGTTCAGCGTGCGTCTAGGAGACGTGGACCTGATCCGAGAGGACGAGCCGTCCAGACCAGTAACGCTGCGTGTCGTAGCTGTGAGGGCCCACGAGCAGTTCTCCAGAGTGGGGTACTACAATGACATCGCTGTGCTGGTGCTTGGCG AAAGCGTCCAAAAATCCAAATACGTGATCCCCATCTGCCTTCCCACGCCCGACCTATACCGGCGTCAGTTCGACGGCGCCGTGGGAACCGTGGTGGGATGGGGCACCACTCGCTACGGAGGCACCGAAAGCTCGAGGCAGCTGGAAGCGAAGCTGCCTGTGTGGAGGAATGAGGACTGCGACAAGGCGTACTTCCAGCCGATCACTGAGGCGTTCTTATGCGCTGGGTACGCTAGAGGCGGGGTGGATGCGTGTCAG GGTGACTCAGGCGGACCACTGATGCTGCAAGTGAACGGTCGCTGGACGCAGATCGGCGTCGTGTCGTTCGGGAACAAGTGTGGAGAACCAGGCTACCCTGGAGTGTACACCCGCCTCACGCATTACTCTGGCTGGCTGAACCAGCATCTAGTTTAG